ATGCTTTGGACAGACTGCTTAACTCGCTTGCGACAAGAGCTCTCTGATAATGTCTTTGCCATGTGGATTCGTCCTTTGGTTGCAGATGAAACGGACGATACATTAAAATTGTATGCGCCAAATCCTTATTGGACTCGTTATATCCAAGAGCATCATCTGGAACTCATTACCATATTGGCTGAGCAACTTTCTGAAGGTCGTATTCGTAAGGTTGAAATTTTGGTTGATTCTCGTCCAGGTGCGATTCTGTCTGCATCAGAACAGCCGGCAACCACAACGGCAGCGTTGGACAGTACACCTGTGCCAAGTGCAAAACCAAAGAAAGACAAAGAGCCAGAATTGGTTGTTACAAAAAATGCGAAAAAGAAATTACTTAATCCTCAGTTCACTTTTGCATTATTTGTAGAAGGGCGTTCAAATCAAATGGCAGCAGAAACCTGTCGTAAGGTGTTAACGCAATTGGGAGAGTCACAACATAATCCATTATTTTTATATGGTCCGACAGGCTTGGGTAAAACACACTTGATGCAAGCTGTTGGTAATGCATTATTGCAAGCGAAACCGAATGCTCGTGTGATGTACATGACAGCAGAAAGTTTTGTACAGGATTTTGTCAGTTCTTTGCAAAAAGGAAAAGTTGAAGAATTTAAGAAAAATTGTCGTTCTTTGGATTTGCTGTTAGTGGATGATATTCACTTATTGGCAGGAAAAGAAGCCAGTTTGGTTGAATTTTTTTACACGTTTAATGCTTTATTAGATGAATCAAAACAAATTATTTTGACATCAGACCGTTATCCAAAAGAATTGACTGAACTCGATCCTCGTTTAGTTTCACGTTTTTCTTGGGGGTTATCTGTTGGTGTAGAACCACCTGATATTGAAACTCGTATTGAGATTTTACTTAAAAAAGCTGAAAGTAACGGTATCGATTTGCCAAGAAATTGTGCGTTGTTTATTGCACAGCAAGTGGTTGCCAATGTTCGTGAGCTCGAAGGAGCGTTAAATAAAGTTGTGGCGATTTCACGCTTTAAAGGTTCAGCCATTGATTTGGATGTGGTACGTGAATCTTTGAAGGATGTACTTGCGATTCGTGCACGTACCATTAGCACTGAAAATATTCAACGTGTGGTGAGTGAATATTTCCGTATTCCTTTGAAAGAGTTAGTTGGACCAAAGCGTACACGGATCTATGCGCGTCCACGTCAGTTGGCAATGGGTTTAGCCCGTGAGCTGACAGGGGATAGCTTCCCTGAAATCGGTATGGCATTTGGTGGTCGTGACCACAGTACCGTGATGCATGCATGTGAAAAAGTGCAAAGCTTGTGTAATGAAGACCCGATTTTTAATGAAGATTATAAAAATCTCATGCGCTTACTTCAAAGCTAATTTTTGATCAAATTATGTTCTTGCAATGCGATATAATCTGCCGCATAGTACAGGACTAAAAATATATTTATCCTATCATTTTTAATTTGTGTTTAGAGGAATTCCACAGTGCGTTTGAAAATCGCGAAAGAGAGCTTACTCAATGTTTTGTCTAATGTAGTGGGTGCTGTTGAACGCCGTCATACCTTAAACATTCTTTCAAACGTTAAAATCCAAGTGACCGAGCAGGCATTAATCATTACAGGTTCTGACTTGGAAGTGGAATTGGTCGCAAGTACCACCCTTGCTGAAGGGGCATGTATCCAAGCAGGTCAAACGACTGTTCCTGCGCGTAAGTTGATGGATATTTGTAAGTCTTTACCGACAGCAGCATTGATTGATTTACAAATTACTGAAGATCAGCGTTGTATTTTAAAATCAGGTAATAGCCGTTTTGTGTTGGGGACTTTACCTGCTGAAGACTATCCATTATTAGCTAATGAAAATAGTCAAGGGACACAAGTTCAAGTGACTGAACGTGAATTAAAACGTTTATTTGAAAAAACGGCATTTGCAATGGCAGTGCAAGACGTGCGTTTCTATTTGACAGGGACATTGCTTGAAATTGATCAAAATCAATTGCGTGCAGTTACTACAGATGGTCATCGTTTGGCAATGTGTGAAACCTTAGCTGAATCTAATGCAACACAGTTGGTACAAGCGATTGTGCCACGTAAAGCGGTTGCAGAATTACAACGTTTATTGAGTATTGAAGATGATCAACTGGTTTTATTGATCGGACGTGAATTACTCAATGTGACGATTCAAGCACCGAGTCGTGATAAAGAACAAGGTGACATTACAGTACGCTTCACGACCAAACTTATTGATGGGAAATTTCCTGATTATCGCCGTGTGATTCCACGTGGTGGTGATAAAAATGTATTGATTGCACATGATGTGTTTAAGCAATCTTTGCAGCGTGTGGCAATTTTAAGTAATGAAAAATTACGCGGTGTATTCTTAAACTTCAATGCTGATTCTTTGCAATTGCGTGCCAATAACCCAGAGCAAGATGAGGCGGTTGAAGACTTAGCGATCCAATATAACAACACTCCAATGGAAATGTCTTTTAATGCACAATATATCTTAGAGGTATTGGGTGTGTTAGATGGTGATGATGTGTCAATGACCATGACTGAGGCAAATCAGTCGGTATTGGTGCAAGATCCAACCCAAGACAACCAAACCTATGTTGTGATGCCGATGCGTGTTTAATCTTCGGTCTAACGTTTAAGATCATGCAGATTACACGGCTTAATATACAGCGTGTTCGAAATTTAAAAGCGGTTGCACTCCATGAGTTGCAGCCGTTTAATGTCTTTTATGGCAAAAATGGTTCAGGAAAGACTTCTGTTTTAGAGGCAATACATTTGCTTGCGACAGGGCGTTCGTTTCGAACGCATATGCCAAAACATTATATTCAAAATGACACTGCAGATGCGTTGATCTTTGCTCAATCTGCGACTGAAAAGATTGGAATGCAGAAATTACTCAGTGGTGAGCAACTGATTAAGGTCAATGGTGACTCTGTCGCAACACAAGGGCAGTTGGCTAGGATTCTACCTT
The DNA window shown above is from Acinetobacter piscicola and carries:
- the dnaA gene encoding chromosomal replication initiator protein DnaA, which produces MLWTDCLTRLRQELSDNVFAMWIRPLVADETDDTLKLYAPNPYWTRYIQEHHLELITILAEQLSEGRIRKVEILVDSRPGAILSASEQPATTTAALDSTPVPSAKPKKDKEPELVVTKNAKKKLLNPQFTFALFVEGRSNQMAAETCRKVLTQLGESQHNPLFLYGPTGLGKTHLMQAVGNALLQAKPNARVMYMTAESFVQDFVSSLQKGKVEEFKKNCRSLDLLLVDDIHLLAGKEASLVEFFYTFNALLDESKQIILTSDRYPKELTELDPRLVSRFSWGLSVGVEPPDIETRIEILLKKAESNGIDLPRNCALFIAQQVVANVRELEGALNKVVAISRFKGSAIDLDVVRESLKDVLAIRARTISTENIQRVVSEYFRIPLKELVGPKRTRIYARPRQLAMGLARELTGDSFPEIGMAFGGRDHSTVMHACEKVQSLCNEDPIFNEDYKNLMRLLQS
- the dnaN gene encoding DNA polymerase III subunit beta → MRLKIAKESLLNVLSNVVGAVERRHTLNILSNVKIQVTEQALIITGSDLEVELVASTTLAEGACIQAGQTTVPARKLMDICKSLPTAALIDLQITEDQRCILKSGNSRFVLGTLPAEDYPLLANENSQGTQVQVTERELKRLFEKTAFAMAVQDVRFYLTGTLLEIDQNQLRAVTTDGHRLAMCETLAESNATQLVQAIVPRKAVAELQRLLSIEDDQLVLLIGRELLNVTIQAPSRDKEQGDITVRFTTKLIDGKFPDYRRVIPRGGDKNVLIAHDVFKQSLQRVAILSNEKLRGVFLNFNADSLQLRANNPEQDEAVEDLAIQYNNTPMEMSFNAQYILEVLGVLDGDDVSMTMTEANQSVLVQDPTQDNQTYVVMPMRV